The following coding sequences lie in one Musa acuminata AAA Group cultivar baxijiao chromosome BXJ1-8, Cavendish_Baxijiao_AAA, whole genome shotgun sequence genomic window:
- the LOC103993977 gene encoding uncharacterized protein LOC103993977 produces MSSTVRMIDIAVNFTDYMFKGIYNGRQCHAADIPAVLARAWSAGVDRIIVTGGSLQESKEALAIAETDGRLFCTVGVHPTRCKEFEESGDPEQHFQALVSLAREGIQKGKVVAIGECGLDYDRLQFCPADIQKKYFEKQFELAEAVKLPMFLHMRAAAEDFCDILAQNKERFISGVAHSFTGSAEDRDRLLSFENLFIGINGCSLKTHDNLDALRGIPVERMMIETDSPYCEIRTTHAGRQFVKSDWPSKKKEKYDHDSTVKGRNEPCFVRQVLEVVAGSKGIGDLEHLSKILYHNTCRVFFPNDLDTAADAFLESGHNVQ; encoded by the exons ATGTCTTCGACAGTCCGAATGATAG ACATCGCCGTCAACTTCACAG ATTACATGTTCAAGGGGATCTACAATGGCCGGCAGTGCCATGCCGCCGACATCCCCGCCGTACTTGCTCGGGCGTGGAGCGCCGGCGTCGACCGTATCATC GTCACAGGAGGTTCTCTTCAGGAATCCAAGGAAGCCCTCGCCATCGCAGAAACCGATG GACGGCTCTTCTGCACGGTTGGGGTTCATCCTACTAGATGCAAG GAATTTGAAGAGAGTGGGGATCCAGAGCAACATTTCCAGGCGCTTGTGTCATTAGCTCGGGAGGGAATTCAGAAAGGGAAG GTGGTGGCAATTGGAGAATGTGGACTGGACTATGACCGGCTTCAGTTTTGCCCTGCTGATATACAAAAGAA GTACTTCGAGAAGCAATTCGAACTGGCAGAAGCTGTCAAACTGCCTATGTTTCTGCATATGCGTGCTGCTGCTGAAGACTTCTGTGACATTCTCGCTCAAAATAAGGAAAG GTTCATTTCTGGGGTTGCTCATTCGTTTACTGGAAGTGCAGAAGATCGTGACAGGCTCTTGTCATTTGAAAATCTTTTTATAG GCATTAATGGCTGCTCTCTGAAGACACATGACAATCTTGATGCTCTAAGGGGCATTCCTGTTGAGAGGATGATGATAGAGACAGACTCACCATACTGTGAAATCAGGACTACTCATGCTGGAAGGCAATTTGTTAAATCAGATTGGCCttctaagaaaaaagaaaagtatGATCATGACTCTACAGTAAAAGGTCGCAATGAGCCTTGTTTTGTTAG GCAAGTCCTTGAAGTTGTAGCTGGCTCTAAAGGCATTGGTGATTTAGAGCACCTGAGCAAAATTTTGTACCACAACACATGCAG GGTCTTCTTCCCCAATGATTTGGATACAGCAGCAGATGCTTTTCTTGAAAGCGGCCATAATGTCCAGTGA
- the LOC135581035 gene encoding uncharacterized protein LOC135581035 yields the protein MEGLVPHSGSVRQTSNRKFSSSSSQKDLWFICKQGSVVELDLALLSLKKNGGNIDARNVFGLTPLHIATWRNHVPIVKRLLAAGADPDSRDGESGWSSLHRALHFGHLAVANVLLQAGASLALEDSKCRIPVDLLSGPVFLATGNASDSVATEVFSWGSGTNYQLGTGNAHIQKLPCKVDALQSSCIKIIAASKFHSVAVGSDGQLYTWGYGRGGRLGHPDFDVHSGQAAVITPRQVILGLGTRRVKIVAAAKHHTVIATESGEVFTWGSNREGQLGYTSVDTQPTPRRVSSLKVKVIAVAAGNKHSAAVAESGEVFTWGCNKEGQLGYGTSNSVSNSIPRMVEYLKGKVFRGVSAAKYHTIVLGADGEVFTWGHRLVTPKRVVVSRNIKKSGNTPLKFHRMERLHVISVAAGVVHSTALTDDGALFYWVSSDPDLRCQQLYSICGTNIISISAGKYWTAAVTTTGDVYMWDGKKYKDGTPIPARLHGIKRATSVCVGETHLLALCALYHPSYPLRSEVSVVEQLSDVNAEVEELDYDNSFSDIEIDTSPKTIKNDVGSKDIPSLKSLCEKAAAELLLEPRNAIQLLEIADSLEADNLRKHCEELAIHNLDYIFTVSASAIASASPEVLAKLEKLLDARSSEPWSYRRLPTPTATFPAIINSDEEDIEKGHFRLRDNSDNVLTKQESSRVDCFVQTDMITDQTVFKQVRALKKKLQQIEILEAKQLNGHHLDDQQIAKIQTRSSLECALNELGFPLETESTLLSSGLSDGKGNKKAEISRKQRRKPKQKATQSEVLSVNSEIFEEQNSVKGFPDIKTLEVAENMENTAVDVNAITRSITMEDTSSKNEKAISLSHTNKTSHLTTSKKKNRKGGLSMFLSGALDDAPRHAPLPMPKNEGPAWGGAKFTHTSLRDIQNEQSKTKEIIPMRSKGRCEDPTDPANSGKVRLGSFLPNISSPIVIVPAEGVAGPDGEKSTPPWSSSGTSPGLNRPLLRDIQLQQEKRQVNISHSPKTKISGFSVSSIGSPSEAGGPKDSVPNRWFKPETDAPSSIRSIQIEERAMKDLKRFYSSVKLVKPHH from the exons ATGGAGGGCTTGGTGCCTCATTCAGGCTCAGTGAGGCAGACATCTAATCGCAAGTTTTCTTCAAGCAGTTCTCAGAAAGATCTATGGTTTATCTGCAAACAAGGGTCTGTAGTTGAACTTGATTTAGCTTTGTTATCACTAAAGAAGAATGGTGGAAACATTGATGCGAGAAATGTATTTGGCCTCACTCCTCTTCATATAGCAACATGGAGGAATCATGTTCCTATTGTGAAGAGGCTTCTTGCTGCTGGTGCTGATCCTGATTCAAGG GATGGGGAGTCAGGATGGAGCAGTCTCCATAGGGCACTTCATTTTGGTCATCTTGCTGTGGCCAACGTTCTTCTACAAGCCGGTGCATCTCTCGCTTTGGAAGACTCTAAATGCCGTATTCCTGTTGATCTTCTTTCTGGACCTGTGTTTCTGGCCACAGGAAATGCATCTGATTCAG TTGCAACAGAAGTCTTCAGTTGGGGTAGTGGGACAAACTATCAGCTGGGAACAGGCAACGCTCATATTCAGAAGTTGCCATGCAAAGTTGATGCACTCCAGAGCTCTTGTATTAAGATAATTGCTGCTTCAAAGTTTCATAGTGTAGCTGTTGGTTCTGATGGGCAACTTTATACTTGGGGATATGGAAGGGGTGGTCGGTTGGGCCATCCAGATTTTGATGTTCACAG TGGTCAAGCTGCTGTGATCACGCCTCGGCAGGTGATATTGGGCTTGGGTACTCGTCGAGTCAAGATTGTGGCAGCAGCCAAGCATCATACAGTAATTGCTACAGAGAGTGGAGAGGTTTTTACTTGGGGATCAAATAGAG AGGGTCAGCTTGGCTATACTTCTGTTGATACACAACCCACACCGAGGAGGGTGAGTTCCCTTAAAGTAAAAGTCATTGCTGTTGCTGCTGGAAACAAGCACTCTGCTGCAGTTGCTGAGTCTGGTGAAGTTTTTACATGGGGCTGCAACAAGGAAGGTCAGCTTGGTTATGGTACCTCCAATTCAGTCTCAAATTCCATACCAAGAATGGTTGAGTACTTGAAGGGGAAAGTCTTCAGAGGAGTTTCTGCAGCCAAGTATCATACAATAGTTTTAGGAGCTGATGGTGAG GTATTTACTTGGGGCCATCGCCTTGTCACCCCAAAACGTGTTGTTGTTagcagaaatattaaaaaaagtgGAAATACACCCCTTAAGTTTCATCGAATGGAGCGGCTTCATGTTATTTCAGTTGCAGCCGGAGTGGTTCATAGCACAGCCCTTACTGATGATGGTGCCCTATTTTATTGGGTTTCCTCAGATCCTGACTTAAGATGCCAGCAG CTCTATTCAATATGTGGAACGAATATCATTAGCATTTCAGCAGGTAAGTATTGGACTGCTGCTGTTACAACAACTGGAGACGTATATATGTGGGATGGGAAGAAATATAAGGATGGGACTCCAATTCCTGCTCGCTTACATGGCATTAAGCGAGCTACTTCAGTGTGTGTTGGTGAAACTCATTTGCTGGCTCTTTGTGCTCTTTATCATCCTAGTTATCCTCTCAGATCAGAGGTCTCTGTTGTTGAACAATTATCAGATGTCAATGCTGAAGTGGAGGAATTAGATTATGATAATTCTTTCAGTGACATCGAAATTGATACCAGCCCTAAGACCATTAAAAATGATGTTGGTAGCAAGGATATACCAAGCCTGAAAAGCCTATGTGAGAAAGCTGCAGCAGAGTTGCTGTTGGAGCCAAGGAATGCTATTCAACTATTGGAAATCGCTGATTCTCTAGAGGCTGATAATCTTAGAAAGCACTGTGag GAATTAGCTATACACAATCTTGATTATATTTTCACAGTCTCGGCATCAGCAATTGCAAGTGCCTCACCTGAAGTTCTGGCCAAGCTTGAGAAACTTCTCGATGCAAGATCTTCGGAACCCTGGAGTTATCGTCGCCTTCCCACACCAACTGCTACTTTCCCTGCCATCATTAACAGTGATGAGGAGGACATTGAGAAAGGACATTTTAGGCTTAGAGATAATTCTGACAATGTACTCACAAAGCAAGAGAGCTCCAGAGTTGACTGTTTTGTGCAAACTGATATGATTACTGACCAAACTGTCTTCAAACAAGTCAGAGCTCTTAAGAAAAAATTGCAGCAAATAGAGATCCTTGAGGCTAAGCAGTTGAATGGGCATCATCTTGATGACCAACAAATTGCAAAGATTCAGACCAGGTCTTCACTCGAATGTGCACTTAACGAGCTAGGCTTCCCCCTTGAAACAGAATCTACACTATTGTCTTCTGGCTTGTCTGATGGAAAGGGGAATAAGAAGGCTGAAATTTCTAGGAAACAAAGGAGGAAACCTAAACAGAAGGCAACACAATCTGAAGTTTTATCTGTAAATAGTGAAATATTTGAGGAGCAGAATTCTGTTAAGGGTTTTCCAGATATCAAAACTCTTGAAGTTGCTGAAAATATG GAAAACACTGCTGTGGATGTCAATGCCATCACTAGAAGCATAACCATGGAAGATACCTCTTCTAAAAACGAGAAAGCAATTTCTTTATCCCATACTAATAAGACTTCCCATTTAACCACGTCAAAGAAAAAGAACAGGAAAGGTGGCCTGTCGATGTTTCTGAGTGGTGCTCTTGATGATGCCCCCAGACATGCCCCTCTACCAATGCCGAAAAATGAGGGACCAGCGTGGGGTGGTGCTAAATTTACACACACTTCTCTTCGTGATATTCAGAACGAACAGagcaaaacaaaagaaataattCCTATGAGGTCGAAAGGTAGGTGTGAAGATCCAACAGATCCTGCAAATAGTGGAAAGGTTCGATTAGGTTCATTCCTGCCAAACATATCAAGCCCAATAGTTATAGTCCCAGCAGAAGGAGTTGCTGGACCTGACGGTGAAAAGAGCACACCTCCTTGGTCATCTTCAGGAACTTCACCTGGTCTGAACCGGCCATTATTAAGGGATATACAGTTGCAGCAG GAGAAAAGACAGGTGAACATCTCACACAGCCCTAAAACCAAAATATCAGGCTTCTCAGTATCTTCAATAGGCTCACCTTCGGAGGCTGGTGGCCCTAAGGACTCCGTTCCAAACCGCTGGTTCAAGCCTGAGACTGATGCTCCATCATCCATCCGGTCGATCCAGATTGAAGAGAGGGCAATGAAGGACCTTAAGCGCTTCTACAGTAGTGTCAAACTGGTGAAACCTCACCATTAA
- the LOC135680614 gene encoding plant cysteine oxidase 2-like, whose amino-acid sequence MKVEATNGYEGEKKPAGAKRKGEKLVRKRGYSRGTRRRVQAASTAIQRLYVACKTVFKDPKTVPETANVEMLQRLLDEMKPEDVGLSTDALFRVKSSSKGTPKITYAMIYKCDNFSISIFFLPPRAIIPLHNHPGMTVFSKLLAGSVHIKSYDWLDPGASNSSKPSPKLRLAKLVVDSDFTAPCDTSILYPTTGGNIHTFTGITACAVLDVQGPPYSKEEDRDITYYRDYPYRTYPNGATDQNGEEDSSFGWLEEIDISKDLKMNVIEYLGPQVIEG is encoded by the exons ATGAAAGTAGAGGCGACTAATGGGTATGAGGGGGAGAAGAAGCCAGCGGGGGCGAAGAGGAAGGGGGAGAAGCTGGTAAGGAAGCGAGGGTACAGCAGAGGGACACGGCGGCGGGTGCAGGCCGCCTCCACGGCGATCCAGCGTCTGTACGTGGCCTGCAAGACGGTGTTCAAGGACCCTAAGACCGTCCCTGAGACCGCCAACGTCGAGATGCTGCAGCGCCTCTTAG ATGAAATGAAACCAGAAGATGTTGGGCTAAGCACGGATGCACTCTTCAGGGTTAAAAGTTCTTCCAAAGGAACCCCAAAGATCACATATGCGATGATTTACAAGTGCGATAACTTTTCG ATAAGTATCTTCTTCTTGCCCCCGAGAGCAATTATTCCTCTCCATAACCACCCTGGGATGACTGTTTTCAGCAAATTACTGGCAGGATCGGTGCATATAAAGTCTTATGACTGGCTCGATCCTGGTGCATCAAATAGCTCTAAGCCCTCACCTAAAT TGAGACTAGCCAAGTTGGTGGTGGATTCTGATTTTACTGCTCCTTGCGACACTTCAATTCTTTATCCGACAACCGGAGGAAACATTCATACATTCACAGGCATTACTGCCTGTGCTGTGCTTGATGTTCAAGGACCCCCCTACTCGAAAGAAGAGGATCGTGATATTACATACTATCGGGATTATCCCTACAGGACATATCCAA ATGGTGCCACTGACCAAAATGGAGAGGAGGATTCTTCTTTTGGATGGTTGGAAGAAATCGATATATCGAAGGATTTGAAGATGAATGTTATCGAATACCTGGGCCCGCAGGTCATCGAGGGCTGA